In one Colletotrichum destructivum chromosome 2, complete sequence genomic region, the following are encoded:
- a CDS encoding Putative carbohydrate-binding WSC, glyoxal oxidase, galactose oxidase/kelch, beta-propeller yields MRSTQLSFVFVSTLSLANAAAYPPSVYKRAPPPANLAHGYTYKGCYIDVGRTINEAATGNAQMTNEACTEYCFNKGFSYAGTEWYNECYCGNTLAKGGILANEADCTTPCSGNAAQPCGGPNRLSLYQTSLIVGPSVNPGVGDWSSIGCYSEGTTGRALTYGVGSIPGGQMTVAKCTAACANANFILAGVEYSGECYCGNSFANGGAPAVDGCNMLCNGNASEYCGGPNRLNVYDFKHQYLPLTTSASTPAATGSSAPNAAVSSGTVVSSASSAASTPSVLSQPATVGTWKWYGCQTEATGTRALNAKTFASDDMTLEKCATFCTGNTFFGVEYSRECWCGNSFAAGSVPVPGTQCSMKCMGNPFQYCGEGNRLSVYTIGDATQPSSAAPTGAATTTAAVPVASNLPAGWTDQGCWVDNLNGRILPNQLQDDPGMTLASCAQACASAGYKVAGAEYHTQCFCGNAIYYGGAPASDPTTCNTGCGGKPSEMCGGPNRMTIMSLGTPQTFQPPVPQKSGFNGSWTYQGCLSYENAQRPFKWQVLFPGINTAGLCLDRCAAFGYPAAGLEYGEECYCGDPANIATAPQKVNFVDESQCNIVCPGNQSSICGGGARLSTYFWTGTKPLYSWTFGTDALTAGSYELLIGSLSIPLMTMETITGKVTFLEKFGTGPPNSTGAYELDLSLVPDISKAWREMHVKTDIFCSAGITLPDKAGRQLTLGGWSGDSTYGVRLYWPDGKPGTNGTNDWHEDVQNLRMQDGRWYPSSMIMANGSIFIIGGEEGANGQAVPTIEVMPFTGSKPLTMDWLARTDPNNLYPFVAVLPSEDIFVAYWNEARILDKVTFDTKTVLPNIPGSVNNPLAGRTYPLEGTGVLLPQHAPYTDPLGVLICGGSTEGPGFALDNCVSIEPEGANPKWVLERMPSARVISCMAPLPDGTYLINNGAQQGVAGFGLATNPNKNALLYDPAKPIGQRITVMANTTIARMYHSESITLLDGRVLVTGSDPEDGVNPQEYRVEVFNPPYLTSKKERPTFTLANTDWAHGGTYTFTLGHAPKNGNIQVSLLGAVTSTHGNSLGARTIFPAVSCGPTVCTVTAPPGPGVAPPGWYQFFVLDGGIPAVGVYVRIGGDPAKLGEWPKVAGFDTPGI; encoded by the exons ATGAGGTCCACACAGTTGTCTTTCGTTTTTGTTTCCACACTATCGCTTGCCAACGCTGCGGCTTATCCCCCCAGCGTCTATAAAcgcgcgccgcctcccgcgAATCTCGCCCACGGATATACTTACAAGGGCTGTTACAT CGATGTCGGCCGCACAATCAACGAAGCCGCCACAGGCAATGCCCAGATGACCAATGAGGCTTGCACCGAGTACTGCTTCAACAAAGGGTTTTCCTACGCCGGCACTGAATGGTACAATGAATGCTACTGCGGCAACACCCTGGCCAAGGGCGGTatcctcgccaacgaggccgaCTGCACCACTCCATGCAGCGGAAACGCCGCTCAGCCCTGCGGTGGTCCCAACCGCTTGTCCTTGTATCAGACCTCTCTGATCGTCGGCCCCTCAGTCAACCCGGGTGTTGGTGACTGGAGCTCCATTGGATGCTACTC CGAAGGAACAACCGGTCGTGCCCTGACCTACGGTGTCGGCAGCATCCCTGGCGGCCAGATGACTGTCGCTAAGTGCACCGCTGCCTGCGCCAACGCCAACTTCATCCTGGCCGGTGTAGAATACTCCGGAGAATGCT ACTGCGGTAACAGCTTCGCCAACGGTGGTGCTCCTGCCGTTGATGGCTGCAACATGCTTTGCAACGGCAACGCATCCGAGTACTGTGGCGGTCCCAACCGCTTGAACGTCTACGATTTCAAGCATCAGTACTTGCCTCTGACGACTTCCGCTTCTACCCCGGCAGCCACGGGCTCATCAGcccccaacgccgccgtGTCTTCCGGCACTGTCGTAAGCTCCgcgtcgtccgccgcctccactCCTTCCGTCCTGAGCCAGCCAGCGACCGTCGGCACATGGAAGTGGTATGGATGCCAGACCGAggccaccggcacccgcgCGCTCAACGCAAAGACCTTTGCGTCGGATGACATGACTCTGGAGAAGTGTGCCACTTTCTGCACTGGAAACAccttcttcggcgtcgagtACTCGCGCGAGTGCTGGTGTGGCAACAGtttcgccgccggctccgtcCCTGTCCCTGGTACCCAGTGCTCCATGAAGTGCATGGGAAACCCATTCCAATACTGCGGAGAAGGCAACCGCCTGTCTGTTTACACCATCGGCGATGCCACCCAGCCCTCGTCTGCCGCTCCCACCGGTGCCGCCACGACCACAGCTGCGGTTCCCGTTGCCTCCAACTTGCCCGCTGGCTGGACGGATCAGGGCTGCTGGGTTGACAACTTGAACGGCCGCATTCTCCCCAACCAGCTTCAGGACGACCCTGGCATGACCCTCGCCTCATGCGCCCAGGCCTGCGCTTCCGCGGGTTACAAGGTTGCCGGTGCCGAGTATCACACGCAGTGCTTCTGCGGCAACGCCATCTACTATGGCGGCGCTCCTGCTTCAGATCCGACAACCTGCAACACTGGGTGTGGGGGCAAGCCTTCCGAGATGTGTGGTGGCCCCAATCGCATGACCATCATGTCCCTGGGTACTCCCCAGACCTTCCAGCCTCCCGTGCCCCAAAAGAGTGGTTTCAACGGCAGCTGGACCTACCAAGGCTGCCTCTCATACGAGAACGCACAGCGGCCTTTCAAGTGGCAGGTTCTCTTCCCTGGCATCAACACCGCTGGCCTGTGCCTTGACAGGTGCGCCGCATTTGGCTACCCGGCGGCTGGTCTCGAGTACGGCGAGGAGTGCTACTGTGGTGACCCAGCCAACATCGCCACGGCCCCCCAAAAGGTGAACTTCGTCGATGAATCCCAGTGCAACATCGTCTGCCCTGGCAATCAGAGCTCCATCTGCGGTGGCGGTGCTCGACTCTCCACGTACTTCTGGACCGGCACCAAACCTCTGTATTCGTGGACATTCGGCACGGATGCTCTCACGGCGGGTTCCTATGAGCTTCTCATCGGCAGTCTCTCGATTCCCCTGATGACTATGGAGACTATCACTGGCAAGGTGACCTTCCTCGAGAAGTTCGGTACTGGCCCGCCCAACTCCACTGGCGCCTACGAACTTGATCTGTCCCTCGTCCCAGACATCAGCAAGGCCTGGAGGGAGATGCACGTCAAGACCGACATCTTCTGCTCCGCCGGCATCACGCTTCCTGACAAGGCGGGCCGCCAACTCACTCTTGGCGGTTGGTCCGGTGATTCCACCTACGGTGTTCGTCTGTACTGGCCCGATGGCAAGCCCGGCACAAACGGCACAAACGATTGGCACGAGGATGTCCAGAACCTCCGCATGCAGGATGGCCGCTGGTACCCCTCGTCCATGATCATGGCCAACGGttccatcttcatcatcggaggcgaagagggtgCCAACGGTCAAGCCGTTCCTACCATCGAAGTCATGCCCTTCACCGGCTCCAAGCCCCTGACCATGGACTGGCTCGCACGCACAGACCCCAACAATCTGTACCCCTTCGTTGCCGTACTCCCCAGCGAGGATATCTTCGTCGCTTACTGGAACGAGGCCAGAATCTTGGACAAGGTAACGTTTGACACAAAAACGGTCCTGCCCAATATCCCTGGTTCAGTGAACAACCCCTTGGCAGGCCGTACCTACCCGCTCGAGGGCACTGGCGTTCTGTTGCCCCAGCATGCCCCTTACACTGACCCCCTAGGTGTTCTCATCTGTGGTGGTTCGACCGAGGGTCCCGGGTTCGCCTTGGATAACTGCGTCTCCATTGAACCCGAGGGTGCCAACCCCAAGTGGGTGCTCGAGCGTATGCCTTCGGCCCGCGTCATCTCCTGCATGGCACCTCTCCCCGACGGCACATACCTGATCAACAACGGTGCTCAGCAAGGTGTCGCCGGCTTCGGTCTCGCGACGAACCCCAACAAGAACGCCCTGTTGTACGACCCTGCCAAGCCGATCGGCCAGCGCATCACCGTCATGGCCAACACCACGATCGCTCGTATGTACCACTCCGAGTCCATCACCCTACTCGACGGCCGTGTTCTTGTCACCGGATCCGACCCCGAAGATGGTGTCAACCCTCAGGAGTACCGCGTCGAGGTCTTCAACCCTCCCTACCTGACTAGCAAGAAGGAGCGCCCTACCTTCACTCTCGCCAACACCGACTGGGCGCACGGCGGGACGTACACCTTCACCCTCGGTCATGCTCCCAAGAACGGCAATATCCAGGTCTCCCTCCTCGGTGCCGTGACCTCGACGCACGGCAACTCGCTGGGCGCCCGAACCATCTTCCCCGCCGTGAGCTGCGGCCCGAC
- a CDS encoding Putative Zinc finger, NF-X1-type, R3H domain, transcription factor NFX1 family, with product MSEGGTAQTQTQTQPSLSSRGGSQSGRRSRPGRGRGEGGNGRGGRRGGGRNAAPQPQNQDQSASAPEVVPVSASEPPSTGSGRRSRGRGGGGGGGGGGSGRGGRRGGAVRGGAVSGTQRTFGGSLTTNANVDESEGLGLSADAPDFIPGQPLVQRGKQASKHKKPQYPLAPKSTAADLPTRLHEDISNGQYECVICSSEVLRQSRVWSCGLCWTVLHLTCVKKWFTSQLKKDDDTRSWRCPGCNSSLTEEPSSYHCWCGKDISPRNVPGLPPHSCGQTCSKPRATCPHPCSLECHAGPCPPCTLMGPTQSCFCGKHEVTKRCSETDYGNGWSCKEICGDLLPCGEHFCSTPCHPGLCGSCEIPMQARCYCGKEHKEIPCDRRGDLQMSFNHGQVSSSDSEDISDDSWFDGSFDCGATCGRKYDCGLHECEKTCHPQDEISAHCPSSPDVVLDCPCGKTPLDELLDQPRQSCRDKIPHCKKTCDKVLSCGHRCLDTCHTGPCNPCFQKADISCRCGRTTSSSMCHQGDIAKPMCMRVCQAQLNCGRHKCGEHCCPGEKKAMERQAAKRKHRQQQAPDEVEAEHICLRVCGRTLKCGTHQCSQICHAGPCPSCLEAVFEEISCACGRTVLQPPQPCGTRPPECRFDCRRAPPCGHPTVKHNCHPDDVACPKCPFLVEKDCICGKQRMKNRPCWLEEARCGLPCGKKLKCGTHTCRKECHRPGECEDAEIPGSHCAQSCGKTRKSCEHSCQDACHAPYPCKEDRPCQSKTFITCDCQHRKKEVKCLATKTNPTPERDTLKCDDECLRLQRNQRLAAALNVAPDHTDDHIPYSETTLKLFRELSSTWAQNQEREFRVFASEPSEKRLRFKPMPSFQRAFLHALAEDFGFDSESQDPEPHRHVSIFKTPRFVSAPKKTLAQCAKIRSDAAKSAASAAAAASSSAATASAPEPFNALLLTAPRFGLTIDEIESAFADYLKAHNHLSFTTSFLPSEEILIRAVPVTSWGTTPSAVESTLASLKPVVARTVTKEGIAAAAIMVHADASLNVLRREGAPSADGSSGGWNAVVGRAAAQRRTVAPKSAADARPASGFVSFSKLARKKVVEDTVADDWEAAADSDE from the exons ATGTCTGAAGGCGGAACGGCGCAGACTCAGACGCAGACTCAGCCGAGTTTGTCGAGCAGAGGAGGTTCTCAATCTGGTCGGAGAAGTAGAccaggacgaggaagaggtgaGGGGGGCAACGGCCGTGGTGGTCGACGGGGTGGCGGCAGGAATGCTGCCCCCCAGCCCCAAAACCAAGACCAGTCAGCTTCGGCTCCCGAAGTTGTACCGGTCAGCGCATCAGAGCCCCCGTCGACCGGctcggggaggaggagcagaggccgtggtggcggcggcggcggcggcggcggcggtagcggAAGAGGTGGCCGGCGGGGTGGTGCTGTGCGTGGTGGTGCCGTCTCTGGAACCCAGCGGACATTCGGCGGCAGTTTGACAACCAATGCCAATGTGGATGAATCAGAGGGGCTGGGTCTGAGTGCAGATGCTCCCGATTTCATTCCCGGACAGCCACTGGTCCAAAGAGG CAAGCAAGCTTCGAAGCACAAGAAGCCTCAATATCCGCTGGCACCAAAGTCTACGGCCGCAGACTTGCCTACACGCCTTCATGAGGACATCAGCAACGGACAGTATGAGTGCGTTATCTGCTCGAGTGAGGTACTGCGACAGTCTCGCGTATGGTCTTGCGGCCTCTGCTGGACGGTGTTGCACTTGACGTGTGTCAAGAAGTGGTTTACGAGCCAGCTTAAaaaggacgacgacacgcGATCTTGGCGCTGCCCAGGCTGCAATTCCAGTTTGACCGAGGAGCCCTCGTCTTACCACTGCTGGTGCGGCAAGGATATCAGTCCCCGAAATGTCCCTGGGCTACCTCCTCACTCTTGCGGACAAACCTGTTCGAAACCTAGAGCAACTTGCCCGCACCCTTGCTCCCTCGAATGCCATGCCGGCCCGTGTCCGCCTTGTACCTTGATGGGGCCAACACAGTCCTGCTTCTGCGGCAAACATGAAGTTACGAAGCGATGCAGCGAGACGGATTATGGAAACGGATGGAGCTGCAAGGAAATCTGCGGAGACTTGTTACCATGCGGCGAACATTTCTGCTCTACTCCATGCCATCCCGGTCTATGCGGCAGTTGCGAAATCCCCATGCAGGCGAGATGCTATTGCGGCAAAGAGCACAAGGAGATTCCATGCGACCGGCGAGGCGACCTTCAGATGTCATTCAACCATGGTCAAGTATCCAGCTCCGACTCTGAAGACATCTCCGATGACAGCTGGTTTGACGGATCTTTCGACTGCGGCGCGACCTGTGGAAGGAAGTACGACTGCGGCCTCCATGAGTGCGAGAAGACTTGCCACCCTCAGGACGAGATATCGGCGCACTGTCCGTCGTCTCCCGACGTCGTTCTGGACTGCCCTTGCGGCAAGACGCCtcttgatgagcttctcgaccaaCCAAGACAATCTTGCCGAGACAAGATCCCCCACTGCAAAAAGACCTGCGATAAGGTCCTGTCTTGCGGTCACCGATGTCTCGATACATGCCACACCGGCCCGTGCAATCCTTGCTTCCAGAAGGCGGACATCTCTTGCCGATGTGGCCGAACCACGAGCTCTTCCATGTGTCACCAGGGCGATATCGCCAAGCCCATGTGCATGAGGGTTTGTCAGGCCCAGCTCAACTGCGGCCGCCACAAGTGCGGCGAGCACTGCTGCCCcggagagaagaaggccatggAAAGACAGGCCGCGAAGAGAAAGCACAGACAGCAGCAAGCCCCCGATGAAGTGGAAGCGGAACACATCTGCCTTCGCGTCTGCGGAAGGACCTTGAAGTGCGGCACTCACCAGTGTTCCCAGATCTGCCATGCTGGACCATGTCCAAGCTGCCTTGAAGCGGTCTTCGAGGAGATTAGCTGCGCATGTGGCAGGACCGTTCTTCAACCCCCCCAGCCATGCGGAACTCGACCCCCTGAGTGCCGCTTCGACTGCAGGAGAGCACCGCCTTGTGGCCACCCCACGGTCAAGCACAATTGTCACCCTGATGATGTCGCTTGTCCCAAGTGCCCGTTCCTCGTGGAGAAGGACTGTATCTGCGGTAAGCAGAGGATGAAGAACAGGCCGTGCTGGCTGGAGGAGGCTCGTTGTGGACTCCCCTGcggcaagaagctcaagtGCGG CACCCACACCTGCAGAAAGGAGTGCCATCGTCCAGGCGAATGCGAGGATGCTGAAATCCCCGGCTCTCACTGTGCCCAGTCCTGCGGCAAGACTCGCAAGTCCTGCGAGCACTCATGCCAGGACGCCTGCCATGCGCCCTATCCATGCAAAGAAGACCGCCCGTGCCAAAGCAAGACGTTCATTACCTGCGACTGCCAACACCGCAAGAAGGAGGTTAAGTGCCTCGCCACCAAGACAAACCCGACGCCGGAGCGCGACACGCTCAAGTGCGACGACGAGTGCCTCCGCCTGCAGCGCAACCAGCGCCTCGCCGCTGCCCTCAATGTCGCCCCGGACCACACGGACGACCATATCCCTTACTCGGAGACGACCCTCAAACTCTTCCGCGAACTCTCCTCCACCTGGGCCCAGAACCAGGAACGCGAGTTCCGCGTCTTCGCCTCGGAGCCCTCGGAGAAGCGCCTCCGTTTCAAGCCCATGCCCTCCTTCCAGCGTGCCTTCCTGCACGCTCTCGCCGAGGACTTCGGCTTCGACTCGGAGAGCCAGGACCCGGAGCCGCACCGCCACGTCTCCATCTTCAAGACGCCACGCTTCGTGTCGGCGCCCAAGAAGACGCTGGCGCAGTGCGCCAAGATCCGCAGTGACGCCGCAAAGTcagccgcctcggccgccgccgccgcgtcttcgtcagcggccaccgcctcggcACCGGAACCCTTCaacgccctcctcctcacggCGCCGCGCTTCGGTCTGACCATCGACGAGATCGAATCTGCCTTCGCCGATTACCTCAAGGCCCACAACCACCTCTCCTTCACGACCTCGTTCCTCCCCTCGGAAGAGATCCTGATCCGCGCCGTCCCCGTCACGTCGTGGGGGACCAccccctcggccgtcgagTCCACCCTCGCGTCCCTgaagcccgtcgtcgcccgtACCGTGACGAAGgagggcatcgccgccgccgccatcatggtTCACGCCGACGCGAGCCTCAATGTGCTTCGCCGCGAGGGCGCGCCCTCAgccgacggcagcagcggcgggtGGAACGCTGTCGTGGGCCGCGCTGCGGCGCAGCGCAGGACTGTCGCGCCCAAGTCTGCAGCGGACGCGCGGCCCGCCAGCGGCTTCGTCAGCTTCTCGAAGCTGGCGCGGAagaaggtcgtcgaggacacGGTCGCGGATGACTGggaggctgccgccgacagcgacgagTGA
- a CDS encoding Putative Cell growth-regulating nucleolar protein — MVSFSCESCGDVLTKKKLDPHRNRCRGATFTCIDCMVYFPGTEYRSHTSCMSEAQKYQGALYKEKNNNNHNNKKNKTHNNQSHPAPVHEYEAMAQHAYVEEVPDAEFESFPYEASDNGNSPVELLPEAPTPPSANEGNVNVFDFLDPSATPNASTLGAKEVTEETQLVRYEYEAEAYLDDDGAMMNEDRRALVQYGTGPIPTAGYETPAPKHERRRKDGSEKKDKKRKRLHVDTDQMMVDAPPTLAHSGLTGGLNRMMRPAVFPPSPDYSGGDVADPGLTSPLRKTKSSKHKKEGGIGNNLLGLLSMNSAKTKTKTKAKKRKVSSSTKKHSHHRSDGEKAPKLIEYRPGSRDSKKDEDGDDEGQMVVYRPRADLFLSFINKGPESERGCSMNKALKRFHRERSSSEDTLGKLSEEKELWRSLRLRRNDRGEIVLFAE; from the exons ATGGTGTCCTTCTCGTGTGAG TCGTGTGGTGATGTCTtgaccaagaagaagctcgatCCCCACAGAAACCGTTGTCGAGGCGCCACCTTTACCTGCATCGACTGTATGGTATACTTTCCCGGCACTGAATATCGCTCCCATACC AGCTGCATGAGCGAGGCCCAAAAGTACCAAGGTGCTCTCTACAAGGaaaagaacaacaacaaccacaacaacaagaagaacaagacaCACAACAACCAGTCTCACCCCGCCCCCGTTCACGAATACGAAGCCATGGCCCAGCACGCCTATGTCGAGGAGGTCCCCGACGCCGAGTTCGAATCCTTCCCCTACGAGGCCAGCGACAACGGCAACTCgcccgtcgagctgctcccgGAGGCCCCGACACCCCCCTCCGCAAACGAGGGCAACGTTAACGTTTTTGACTTTCTTGACCCGTCTGCAACGCCCAATGCCTCTACCCTGGGGGCGAAGGAGGTGACCGAGGAAACACAGCTTGTGCGCTACGAATATGAGGCCGAAGCCTACttggacgatgatggcgcgATGATGAACGAGGACCGCCGCGCCCTTGTGCAATACGGCACTGGGCCGATCCCCACCGCGGGCTACGAAACCCCTGCCCCGAAACACGAGCGGAGAAGGAAGGACGgcagcgagaagaaggacaagaaacGCAAGCGCCTCCACGTCGATACCGACCAAATGATGGTTGACGCCCCTCCCACCCTGGCTCATTCGGGCCTGACGGGCGGTCTGAACCGTATGATGCGCCCTGCGGTCTTCCCCCCCTCGCCCGACTACTCCGggggcgacgtcgccgaccCCGGCCTTACCAGCCCGCTCAGGAAGACAAAGAGCTCCAAGCACAAAAAGGAGGGAGGCATTGGTAACAACCTTCTCGGTCTCCTGAGCATGAACAGCGCCAAGACCAAaaccaagaccaaggccaagaagcgcaaggtctcgtcgtccaccaAGAAGCACTCCCACCACCGGTCCGACGGCGAAAAGGCCCCTAAGCTGATCGAGTACCGCCCGGGCTCCCGCGACagcaagaaggacgaggatggcgacgacgagggacaGATGGTCGTCTACCGCCCCCGCGCCGACCTCTTCTTGTCATTTATCAACAAGGGTCCCGAGAGCGAGCGCGGCTGCAGTATGAACAAGGCCCTCAAACGCTTCCACCGTGAGCGTTCCTCTTCCGAAGATACCCTTGGCAAGCTCTCTGAGGAGAAAGAGCTCTGGCGGTCGCTGCGCCTGAGGCGCAATGACCGTGGCGAGATTGTCCTCTTCGCGGAATGA
- a CDS encoding Putative serine aminopeptidase, S33, alpha/Beta hydrolase, whose protein sequence is MSAPNPPSPSSNSYLEQSASMLSTVGAYMRLPAIASTGIAAVLTTLLYFKQKALIYPSHMPPNSRTDVPRPSQFGIKDFEELVIPTNDGEKLSAFYIRGPRGGNNSNVTILMLHGNAGNIGHRLPIARMLINFIGCNVFMLEYRGYGLSTGEADEAGLHLDAQTALDYLRSRAETSNHKLIVYGQSLGGAVGIRLVAKNQKDGDIAGLVLENTFLSMRKLIPSILPPAKYFTLLCHQVWPSESHIPSITSVPILFLSGLQDEIVPPRHMRQLYELSAATTKIWKTLPAGDHNSSVLEEGYFEAISDFLADVTGVTSKEEKQRL, encoded by the exons ATGTCTGCTCCCAATCCtccatcgccgtcctccaaCAGTTACCTCGAGCAGTCGGCCTCTATGCTCAGTACTGTTGGTGCATACATGCGGCTACCAGCCATAGCCTCGACG GGTATCGCGGCTGTCTTGACCACCCTGCTCTATTTCAAGCAAAA GGCTCTGATTTACCCTTCGCACATGCCCCCAAACTCTCGAACCGACGTCCCTAGACCCTCTCAGTTCGGTATCAAGGAtttcgaggagctcgtcatACCCACAAATGATGGCGAGAAGCTGTCGGCATTCTACATCCGGGGCCCGCGCGGCGGGAACAACTCCAATGTTACCATCCTGATGCTCCATGGCAATGCCGGCAACATTGGCCACCGTTTGCCAATCGCCCGCATGCTCATCAACTTTATCGGCTGCAACGTCTTCATGCTTGAATATCGCGGCTACGGGTTATCCACCGGAgaggccgacgaagccggcctcCACCTTGACGCGCAAACCGCCCTCGACTACCTCCGGTCTCGCGCAGAGACGAGCAACCATAAGTTGATTGTCTACGGACAAAGtctgggcggcgccgttggcaTCAGGCTGGTTGCCAAGAACCAAAAAGATGGGGACATTGCCGGCCTGGTCTTGGAGAACACCTTCCTCTCCATGCGCAAGCTGATTCCGTCCATTCTACCGCCGGCCAAGTACTTCACACTCCTTTGTCACCAGGTGTGGCCGAGCGAATCGCATATACCTAGCATCACGTCCGTGCCgattctctttctctcggGTTTGCAGGACGAGATCGTACC ACCCCGTCACATGCGCCAGCTTTACGAGCTGTCTGCTGCGACCACCAAAATCTGGAAGACCCTGCCTGCGGGCGACCACAATTCGAGCGTGCTGGAGGAAGGCTATTTCGAGGCCATCTCAGACTTCCTCGCAGACGTCACTGGCGTGACgagcaaggaggagaagcagcgcCTCTAG
- a CDS encoding Putative Zinc finger, RING-type, peroxisome biogenesis factor 2/10: MTSESSSPSPSRHPTLPSSPYPYASAPDIIRAHQKDAYYKGHLSNTLTSLHRLLLGARSAHASTSLHTLLADTLYLGLTTLPGNRTLGEEYCDLVQLHVGSDPESHDPAGALPTLPRRAAYIASSVLLPHLLARLLPSVRARLRSSLERIALSSSSTSSSAAAAKSPDSRPSVRATVAAYLLANLPSITSAAPLHAATLAVFYFTGTYYELAKRLLGLRYVFTRRVPDSPDRAGYEVLGVLLVAQLAVQSYLHVRSTISDLSTTRAFNADARERAAGPHAVNVSLDANAYAANTAVLLSDAAATTTTTAPGAKLDVAVVTHTPAVPEATGARFDLSDDAVMAYIAGAAQRKCTLCLEELKDPSATQCGHVFCWACIGDWVREKPECPLCRREAMAQHILPLRVA; the protein is encoded by the coding sequence ATGACATCGgaatcatcatcaccatcaccatcacgaCACCCGAcccttccctcctcgccgtacCCCTATGCCTCCGCCCCGGATATCATCCGCGCCCACCAAAAGGACGCCTACTACAAGGGCCACCTCTCCAACACCTTGACTTccctccaccgcctcctcctcggcgcccgctCCGCCCACGCCTCCACGTCCCTCCacaccctcctcgccgacaccCTCTACCTCGGCCTCACAACCCTGCCCGGCAACCGCACCCTCGGCGAGGAGTACTGcgacctcgtccagctcCACGTCGGCTCCGATCCGGAATCCCACGAcccggccggcgccctccCGACCCTGccccgccgcgccgcctaCATCGCTTCctccgtcctcctcccccacctcctTGCTCGCCTTCTCCCCTCCGTCCGCGCCCGCCTGCGCTCCTCCCTCGAACGAATCGCGCTttcctcatcatcaacctcctcctctgccgccgccgcaaaaAGCCCAGACTCCAGGCCGTCCGTCcgcgccaccgtcgccgcatacctcctcgccaacctcccctccatcacctccgccgcgcccctccacgccgccaccctcgcAGTCTTCTATTTCACGGGCACTTACTacgagctcgccaagcgcctcctcggcctgcgcTACGTCTTCACCCGTCGCGTCCCGGACTCCCCTGACCGCGCCGGCTatgaggtcctcggcgtccttctcgtcgcccagcttgcCGTCCAGTCCTACCTGCACGTCCGCTCCACCATCTCCGACCTCTCCACCACCCGCGCCTTCAATGCCGACGCCCGCGAGCGCGCCGCAGGACCCCATGCCGTCAACGTGTCCCTCGACGCGAACGCCTACGCCGCCAACACTGCCGTTCTACTGTCCGacgcggccgcgacgacgacgacgacagcccCCGGCGCCAAgcttgacgtcgccgtcgtgacACACACCCCCGCCGTTCCCGAGGCCACCGGCGCGCGGTTCGACCTctccgacgacgccgtcatggcctacatcgccggcgccgcacAGCGCAAGTGCACGCTGTGCCTagaggagctcaaggacccgtcggcgacgcAGTGCGGCCATGTCTTTTGCTGGGCCTGCATCGGCGACTGGGTGCGTGAGAAGCCCGAGTGCCCGCTCTGCAGGAGGGAGGCAATGGCGCAGCATATCCTGCCGCTGCGGGTTGCGTGA